Sequence from the Maribellus comscasis genome:
CTGTATTTTTAAAAAAGCGATTGCGTCGATTGCATTTTCAAATCCTTTCAGCAGATGTAAATATTCAACTGAATGAATAAAATGAACAAGCTTTTTTAAAGCCAGTGGTTCATCTTCTATGGCAATACAGTTGATTTTCACTTTTTAGTTTTACAGAAATAAATCCAAATCAACCTTAAAATTAGATTTGTTTTTTGAGATTGTCAACTTGTGTTTTCCCGGATAAATCAATTCCAATCGTTTTTTAACCGTGTTTAGCCCAATTCCATGTGTTTCATCTTTTTCTGTTTTCTCGTTTTCAACAGGGTTTGAACATGAAAAATGAATAAGCTCAGATTGAATGGAAAAGAAAATTGAAATGCCGGAATCCGGATTTAAATCAGCAGTGTGTTTGAAAATGTTTTCAATAAACGGGATAAACAACATGGGAGCAACTTGTTTTTCGTTTGAACTTCCTTCAACTTTAAAAGTGAGAAGTTCCGGAGATCTCATTCGAAGTTTTTCCAGTTCAATATAATTATGAATGTATTCCAGTTCATCTTTTAAGTCTACATTTTCAGAATTGCTTTCGTAAATCATGTACCGCATAATTTCTGAAAGTTTTATTAAGGAAAGTGAAGCTTTTTCCGGGTCATCAGGAATCAAGGCGTCGATGTTATGGATGGTATTAAATAAAAAATGTGGATTTAGCTGTGTCTT
This genomic interval carries:
- a CDS encoding sensor histidine kinase — its product is MKKSFVVIFHLLFWVFLYFAFWYVLRLMPYISRLAEFYPFPGDIFLLGYCGILILSLILPFYFGYFITPRLFNKNSRKRAIALTVVFSVVYPVAGSVFDDGFVKGILLQTFFLFAILNGFLVLGISFRSLFEWIKQKQIQQILEKQNIKSELALMKTQLNPHFLFNTIHNIDALIPDDPEKASLSLIKLSEIMRYMIYESNSENVDLKDELEYIHNYIELEKLRMRSPELLTFKVEGSSNEKQVAPMLFIPFIENIFKHTADLNPDSGISIFFSIQSELIHFSCSNPVENEKTEKDETHGIGLNTVKKRLELIYPGKHKLTISKNKSNFKVDLDLFL